One window from the genome of Mus caroli unplaced genomic scaffold, CAROLI_EIJ_v1.1 scaffold_9076_U1_1, whole genome shotgun sequence encodes:
- the LOC110288537 gene encoding olfactory receptor 13A1-like gives MAMNNSTTVVEFLLQVLSEDPGLQALFLAFFLLLYILALAGNILIIIAISLNPSLHTPMYFFLANLALLDIICTSTVVPKLLEGLVGKGSYISYKGCMTQVFFLSWVLGAELLLFTAMAYDRYVAICCPLHYNTLMSWSICVLLAGFVWVIGIANTSVHIGLLVRLNFCGPNQIHHFLCEVPTLLLLSCSPTTLNNIMLVIADAYFGVVNFLLTMISYSFIISSILRIRSAEGKKRAFSTCSAHLVVVTLYYSTIIYTYLQPGSGSSFQNSKVVTLLYTAVSPTLNPIIYSLRNRDVKVALKRLFPCIH, from the coding sequence ATGGCAATGAACAATTCCACAACTGTGGTGGAGTTTCTCCTACAGGTACTCTCTGAGGACCCTGGGCTCCAGGCTCTCTTCTTGgcctttttcttgcttctttacaTTCTGGCACTTGCAGGAAACATCCTCATCATCATAGCCATCAGCCTCAACCCAAGCCTTCACAcacccatgtatttcttccttgcAAACCTGGCCCTGTTGGACATCATCTGTACCTCCACTGTTGTTCCCAAGCTGCTGGAGGGATTGGTGGGTAAGGGCAGCTACATTTCTTATAAGGGATGCATGACCCAAGTCTTCTTCCTCAGCTGGGTTCTAGGGGCTGAGCTGCTGCTATTCActgccatggcctatgaccgctatgtggccatatgCTGCCCACTGCACTACAACACGCTGATGAGCTGGTCCATCTGTGTCCTTCTCGCAGGATTTGTGTGGGTGATTGGCATAGCCAACACATCTGTGCACATTGGCCTGCTGGTTCGACTCAATTTCTGTGGCCCCAACCAAATTCATCACTTCTTATGTGAAGTCCCAACACTGCTGCTTCTGTCTTGCAGCCCAACCACCCTCAACAACATCATGCTTGTCATCGCAGATGCTTATTTTGGTGTGGTCAACTTTTTGTTGACTATGATATCCTACAGCTTCATCATTTCCAGCATCCTGCGCATCCGCTCAGCTGAGGGCAAGAAGCGTGCCTTCTCCACCTGCTCTGCCCACCTGGTAGTGGTCACCTTGTACTACTCCACTATCATCTACACCTATCTGCAGCCTGGCTCTGGATCCTCCTTCCAGAATAGCAAGGTTGTAACCTTACTGTACACAGCAGTCAGCCCTACCTTGAATCCCATCATTTATTCTCTGAGGAACAGGGATGTCAAGGTAGCCCTCAAAAGGTTATTTCCCTGTATCCATTGA